A stretch of the Takifugu flavidus isolate HTHZ2018 chromosome 1, ASM371156v2, whole genome shotgun sequence genome encodes the following:
- the dcaf6 gene encoding DDB1- and CUL4-associated factor 6 isoform X5 — MSSSGNLVWDVNKRLIGYNEPNNIRTNYLRRSEFVQRLKLEATLNVHDGCVNTICWNDTGEYILSGSDDTFLVISSPYNKKVKQSIRSGHRTNIFSAKFMPNTNGKEIVSCSGDGIIFYTHTEKSPEYNRQCQFTCHYGTAYEIMTVPNDPYTFLSCGEDGTVRWFDLRTKTSCTKEDCKDDILINCRRAATSISISPLVPYYLAVGCSDSSVRIYDRRMLGTRATGNYTGRGTTGMCVRFVPTHLSNKSCRVTSLCYSEDGQEVLVSYSSDYIYLFDPKDDQARELKGPSEERREELRQPPVKRLRLRGDWSDTGPRARPESERERDGEQSPNVSLMQRMSDMLSRWFEEASEAQSSRGTRPQTRPRGTAVHPEGTPHPSSAQAGGSSQDSSQPPAASGVNAPEPPPDPLTATMPKSTSSSSLGSFSTVTATPPPSSASVEATAPSSTSVPSAPDSDQRSQLEGSGSSTSTPPSSSERALSEYGPHRLPISLVCRRLQRLLQLADPPGRGPRARPSSSATPDRQSQRAAPAAAGAETQAHTDSPSSVVNKQLGSMTLDEQQAEAANSSPAKPASVPDSSIPSSSSTTSRTSTAEPVLSLHYSSEGTTTSTIKLDFTDEWSSNPSGSLSGGLPKASPAVAAQSRESSASEQGFPSAPCESSGQRRETASVTEPQCDASCSSDVGSPSVSSSAARSFQGGSRASAATEITEPEAAEETSGDCRRSEPTEQAAGGDKRQPARGTQDSDDSDDDPILIPPSRFRGQGQRRSAAARIQELFRRRKERREMEESETQNIRRPSVKMVYKGHRNSRTMIKESCFWGNNFVMSGSDCGHIFIWDRHTAEHLMLLEADNHVVNCLQPHPYDPILASSGIDYDIKIWSPLEASPSFNRALAHEVITRNELMLEETRNTITVPASFMLRMLASLNHIRSDRLEGDRSEGSGQENDDEQ; from the exons AACAAACATCTTCAGCGCAAAGTTCATGCCCAACACAAACGGTAAGGAGATCGTCTCCTGCTCCGGAGACGGCATCATCTTCTACACCCACACCGAGAAGAGTCCAGAGTACAACAGACAGTGTCAGTTCACCTGTCATTACGGAACAGCTTATGAG ATTATGACGGTACCAAATGATCCTTACACGTTCCTGTCCTGCGGGGAAGACGGCACGGTGCGATGGTTCGACCTTCGTACGAAGACCAGCTGCACTAAAGAGGACTGCAAAGAT gaTATCTTGATAAACTGTCGAAGAGCAGCCACTTCGATATCCATTTCGCCTTTGGTGCCGTACTACCTGGCTGTGGGCTGCTCCGATAGCTCAGTGCGCATCTACGACAGACGCATGCTGGGAACCAGAGCAACAG GGAACTACACGGGTCGGGGAACAACAGGCATGTGCGTGAGGTTTGTTCCCACTCACTTGTCCAACAAGTCGTGTCGCGTCACTTCCCTCTGCTACAGCGAGGACGGTCAGGAGGTGCTGGTCAGCTACTCCTCCGATTACATCTACCTGTTCGACCCCAAAGATGACCAGGCCAGAGAGCTAAAGGGTccgtctgaggagaggagggaagag CTCAGGCAGCCTCCAGTGAAGCGCCTCCGTCTAAGAGGTGACTGGTCTGACACAGGACCCCGAGCTCGCcctgagagtgagagagagagagacg GAGAGCAGAGTCCAAATGTGTCTCTGATGCAGAGGATGTCAGACATGCTGTCACGCTGGTTTGAGGAGGCAAGTGaggctcagagcagcagaggaactcGACCTCAAACACGACCCAGAG GAACGGCTGTCCACCCAGAGGGAACACCACATCCTTCATCTGCTCAAGCCGGCGGCTCCAGCCAGGACTCCAGCCAGCCTCCGGCGGCCTCAGGAGTGAATGCTCCAGAGCCCCCCCCTGATCCACTAACTGCCACAATGCCTAagtccacctcctcttcctccctgggGTCATTCTCTACAGTCACAGCAACTCCACCTCCCAGCTCAGCCTCAGTGGAGGCTACAGCACCTTCCTCCACATCTGTCCCCTCTGCACCCGACTCAGATCAGAGAAGCCAGCTTGAAGGTAGTGGGAGCTCcacatccacccccccatcctcctcaGAACGTGCTCTCTCAG AGTATGGTCCTCATCGCCTGCCCATAAGCTTAGTGTGTAGGCGTTTGCAGAGGTTACTCCAGCTGGCCGACCCTCCTGGAAGGGGTCCGCGAGCccgcccctcttcctctgccacCCCTGACAGACAGAGCCaaagagctgctcctgctgccgctgGTGCAGAGACACAAGCACATACAG ATTCCCCCTCGTCTGTGGTAAACAAGCAGCTAGGATCCATGACTCTTGATGAACAGCAGG CAGAAGCTGCCAATTCATCTCCTGCTAAGCCTGCTTCTGTACCAGACAGCAgcatcccctcctcctcctccaccaccagtcGCACCAGTACAGCCGAGCCAGTCCTCAGCCTACACTATAGCTCAGAGggaaccaccaccagcaccatcaagTTGGACTTCACTGACGAGTG GAGCAGTAACCCGTCCGGTTCTCTGAGTGGTGGACTACCCAAAGCAAGCCCGGCAGTGGCTGCGCAGAGCCGGGAGAGTTCGGCGTCAGAGCAAG GGTTCCCCTCAGCGCCCTGCGAGTCCTCAGGGCAGCGGCGTGAGACGGCCTCCGTGACAGAGCCGCAGTGTGACGCCTCCTGCTCCAGTGACGTTGGCAGCCCGTCTGTTTCGAGCTCGGCCGCGAGATCCTTCCAGGGAGGGTCTAGGGCTTCTGCAGCAACGGAGATAACGGAACCAGAAGctgctgaggaaacatcagGAGACTGCAGGAGGTCAGAGCCCACAGAGCAGGCAGCAGGGGGGGACAAGCGCCAGCCTGCTCGAGGCACGCAGGACTCTGACGACAGCGATGATGATCCCATTCTCATTCCCCCCTCCAGGTtcagaggacagggacagag GCGCTCGGCAGCTGCTCGCATTCAGGAGCTCTTTcgcaggaggaaagagagacgagagatggaggagagcgaGACCCAGAACATCAGGAGGCCCTCGGTCAAAAtggtctacaaaggccaccggAATTCCAGGACTATG ATTAAGGAGTCGTGTTTTTGGGGCAACAACTTCGTAATGAGTGGTTCTGACTGTGGCCACATCTTCATCTGGGACAGACACACTGCAGAGCACCTCATGCTCCTGGAGGCAGACAACCATGTGGTCAACTGTCTGCAGCCACACCCCTACGACCCCA TTCTTGCTTCTTCAGGGATAGACTATGATATCAAGATTTGGTCGCCACTGGAAGCGTCTCCATCTTTCAACCGAGCACTTGCCCACGAG GTTATAACCCGGAACGAGCTGATGTTAGAAGAAACCAGAAACACAATCACAGTCCCAGCCTCCTTCATGCTCCGAATGCTGGCCTCCCTCAATCACATCAGATCAG ATCGATTGGAAGGCGATCGATCCGAAGGTTCAGGCCAGGAAAACGATGATGAGCAGTAG
- the dcaf6 gene encoding DDB1- and CUL4-associated factor 6 isoform X6 yields MSSSGNLVWDVNKRLIGYNEPNNIRTNYLRRSEFVQRLKLEATLNVHDGCVNTICWNDTGEYILSGSDDTFLVISSPYNKKVKQSIRSGHRTNIFSAKFMPNTNGKEIVSCSGDGIIFYTHTEKSPEYNRQCQFTCHYGTAYEIMTVPNDPYTFLSCGEDGTVRWFDLRTKTSCTKEDCKDDILINCRRAATSISISPLVPYYLAVGCSDSSVRIYDRRMLGTRATGNYTGRGTTGMCVRFVPTHLSNKSCRVTSLCYSEDGQEVLVSYSSDYIYLFDPKDDQARELKGPSEERREELRQPPVKRLRLRGDWSDTGPRARPESERERDGEQSPNVSLMQRMSDMLSRWFEEASEAQSSRGTRPQTRPRGTAVHPEGTPHPSSAQAGGSSQDSSQPPAASGVNAPEPPPDPLTATMPKSTSSSSLGSFSTVTATPPPSSASVEATAPSSTSVPSAPDSDQRSQLEGSGSSTSTPPSSSERALSDSPSSVVNKQLGSMTLDEQQAEAANSSPAKPASVPDSSIPSSSSTTSRTSTAEPVLSLHYSSEGTTTSTIKLDFTDEWSSNPSGSLSGGLPKASPAVAAQSRESSASEQGFPSAPCESSGQRRETASVTEPQCDASCSSDVGSPSVSSSAARSFQGGSRASAATEITEPEAAEETSGDCRRSEPTEQAAGGDKRQPARGTQDSDDSDDDPILIPPSRFRGQGQRLNSRGSAVGDRMIRRSAAARIQELFRRRKERREMEESETQNIRRPSVKMVYKGHRNSRTMIKESCFWGNNFVMSGSDCGHIFIWDRHTAEHLMLLEADNHVVNCLQPHPYDPILASSGIDYDIKIWSPLEASPSFNRALAHEVITRNELMLEETRNTITVPASFMLRMLASLNHIRSDRLEGDRSEGSGQENDDEQ; encoded by the exons AACAAACATCTTCAGCGCAAAGTTCATGCCCAACACAAACGGTAAGGAGATCGTCTCCTGCTCCGGAGACGGCATCATCTTCTACACCCACACCGAGAAGAGTCCAGAGTACAACAGACAGTGTCAGTTCACCTGTCATTACGGAACAGCTTATGAG ATTATGACGGTACCAAATGATCCTTACACGTTCCTGTCCTGCGGGGAAGACGGCACGGTGCGATGGTTCGACCTTCGTACGAAGACCAGCTGCACTAAAGAGGACTGCAAAGAT gaTATCTTGATAAACTGTCGAAGAGCAGCCACTTCGATATCCATTTCGCCTTTGGTGCCGTACTACCTGGCTGTGGGCTGCTCCGATAGCTCAGTGCGCATCTACGACAGACGCATGCTGGGAACCAGAGCAACAG GGAACTACACGGGTCGGGGAACAACAGGCATGTGCGTGAGGTTTGTTCCCACTCACTTGTCCAACAAGTCGTGTCGCGTCACTTCCCTCTGCTACAGCGAGGACGGTCAGGAGGTGCTGGTCAGCTACTCCTCCGATTACATCTACCTGTTCGACCCCAAAGATGACCAGGCCAGAGAGCTAAAGGGTccgtctgaggagaggagggaagag CTCAGGCAGCCTCCAGTGAAGCGCCTCCGTCTAAGAGGTGACTGGTCTGACACAGGACCCCGAGCTCGCcctgagagtgagagagagagagacg GAGAGCAGAGTCCAAATGTGTCTCTGATGCAGAGGATGTCAGACATGCTGTCACGCTGGTTTGAGGAGGCAAGTGaggctcagagcagcagaggaactcGACCTCAAACACGACCCAGAG GAACGGCTGTCCACCCAGAGGGAACACCACATCCTTCATCTGCTCAAGCCGGCGGCTCCAGCCAGGACTCCAGCCAGCCTCCGGCGGCCTCAGGAGTGAATGCTCCAGAGCCCCCCCCTGATCCACTAACTGCCACAATGCCTAagtccacctcctcttcctccctgggGTCATTCTCTACAGTCACAGCAACTCCACCTCCCAGCTCAGCCTCAGTGGAGGCTACAGCACCTTCCTCCACATCTGTCCCCTCTGCACCCGACTCAGATCAGAGAAGCCAGCTTGAAGGTAGTGGGAGCTCcacatccacccccccatcctcctcaGAACGTGCTCTCTCAG ATTCCCCCTCGTCTGTGGTAAACAAGCAGCTAGGATCCATGACTCTTGATGAACAGCAGG CAGAAGCTGCCAATTCATCTCCTGCTAAGCCTGCTTCTGTACCAGACAGCAgcatcccctcctcctcctccaccaccagtcGCACCAGTACAGCCGAGCCAGTCCTCAGCCTACACTATAGCTCAGAGggaaccaccaccagcaccatcaagTTGGACTTCACTGACGAGTG GAGCAGTAACCCGTCCGGTTCTCTGAGTGGTGGACTACCCAAAGCAAGCCCGGCAGTGGCTGCGCAGAGCCGGGAGAGTTCGGCGTCAGAGCAAG GGTTCCCCTCAGCGCCCTGCGAGTCCTCAGGGCAGCGGCGTGAGACGGCCTCCGTGACAGAGCCGCAGTGTGACGCCTCCTGCTCCAGTGACGTTGGCAGCCCGTCTGTTTCGAGCTCGGCCGCGAGATCCTTCCAGGGAGGGTCTAGGGCTTCTGCAGCAACGGAGATAACGGAACCAGAAGctgctgaggaaacatcagGAGACTGCAGGAGGTCAGAGCCCACAGAGCAGGCAGCAGGGGGGGACAAGCGCCAGCCTGCTCGAGGCACGCAGGACTCTGACGACAGCGATGATGATCCCATTCTCATTCCCCCCTCCAGGTtcagaggacagggacagag ATTAAATTCCAGAGGATCTGCAGTAGGCGATAGGATGATCAG GCGCTCGGCAGCTGCTCGCATTCAGGAGCTCTTTcgcaggaggaaagagagacgagagatggaggagagcgaGACCCAGAACATCAGGAGGCCCTCGGTCAAAAtggtctacaaaggccaccggAATTCCAGGACTATG ATTAAGGAGTCGTGTTTTTGGGGCAACAACTTCGTAATGAGTGGTTCTGACTGTGGCCACATCTTCATCTGGGACAGACACACTGCAGAGCACCTCATGCTCCTGGAGGCAGACAACCATGTGGTCAACTGTCTGCAGCCACACCCCTACGACCCCA TTCTTGCTTCTTCAGGGATAGACTATGATATCAAGATTTGGTCGCCACTGGAAGCGTCTCCATCTTTCAACCGAGCACTTGCCCACGAG GTTATAACCCGGAACGAGCTGATGTTAGAAGAAACCAGAAACACAATCACAGTCCCAGCCTCCTTCATGCTCCGAATGCTGGCCTCCCTCAATCACATCAGATCAG ATCGATTGGAAGGCGATCGATCCGAAGGTTCAGGCCAGGAAAACGATGATGAGCAGTAG
- the dcaf6 gene encoding DDB1- and CUL4-associated factor 6 isoform X7, with protein MSSSGNLVWDVNKRLIGYNEPNNIRTNYLRRSEFVQRLKLEATLNVHDGCVNTICWNDTGEYILSGSDDTFLVISSPYNKKVKQSIRSGHRTNIFSAKFMPNTNGKEIVSCSGDGIIFYTHTEKSPEYNRQCQFTCHYGTAYEIMTVPNDPYTFLSCGEDGTVRWFDLRTKTSCTKEDCKDDILINCRRAATSISISPLVPYYLAVGCSDSSVRIYDRRMLGTRATGNYTGRGTTGMCVRFVPTHLSNKSCRVTSLCYSEDGQEVLVSYSSDYIYLFDPKDDQARELKGPSEERREELRQPPVKRLRLRGDWSDTGPRARPESERERDGEQSPNVSLMQRMSDMLSRWFEEASEAQSSRGTRPQTRPRGTAVHPEGTPHPSSAQAGGSSQDSSQPPAASGVNAPEPPPDPLTATMPKSTSSSSLGSFSTVTATPPPSSASVEATAPSSTSVPSAPDSDQRSQLEGSGSSTSTPPSSSERALSDSPSSVVNKQLGSMTLDEQQEAANSSPAKPASVPDSSIPSSSSTTSRTSTAEPVLSLHYSSEGTTTSTIKLDFTDEWSSNPSGSLSGGLPKASPAVAAQSRESSASEQGFPSAPCESSGQRRETASVTEPQCDASCSSDVGSPSVSSSAARSFQGGSRASAATEITEPEAAEETSGDCRRSEPTEQAAGGDKRQPARGTQDSDDSDDDPILIPPSRFRGQGQRLNSRGSAVGDRMIRRSAAARIQELFRRRKERREMEESETQNIRRPSVKMVYKGHRNSRTMIKESCFWGNNFVMSGSDCGHIFIWDRHTAEHLMLLEADNHVVNCLQPHPYDPILASSGIDYDIKIWSPLEASPSFNRALAHEVITRNELMLEETRNTITVPASFMLRMLASLNHIRSDRLEGDRSEGSGQENDDEQ; from the exons AACAAACATCTTCAGCGCAAAGTTCATGCCCAACACAAACGGTAAGGAGATCGTCTCCTGCTCCGGAGACGGCATCATCTTCTACACCCACACCGAGAAGAGTCCAGAGTACAACAGACAGTGTCAGTTCACCTGTCATTACGGAACAGCTTATGAG ATTATGACGGTACCAAATGATCCTTACACGTTCCTGTCCTGCGGGGAAGACGGCACGGTGCGATGGTTCGACCTTCGTACGAAGACCAGCTGCACTAAAGAGGACTGCAAAGAT gaTATCTTGATAAACTGTCGAAGAGCAGCCACTTCGATATCCATTTCGCCTTTGGTGCCGTACTACCTGGCTGTGGGCTGCTCCGATAGCTCAGTGCGCATCTACGACAGACGCATGCTGGGAACCAGAGCAACAG GGAACTACACGGGTCGGGGAACAACAGGCATGTGCGTGAGGTTTGTTCCCACTCACTTGTCCAACAAGTCGTGTCGCGTCACTTCCCTCTGCTACAGCGAGGACGGTCAGGAGGTGCTGGTCAGCTACTCCTCCGATTACATCTACCTGTTCGACCCCAAAGATGACCAGGCCAGAGAGCTAAAGGGTccgtctgaggagaggagggaagag CTCAGGCAGCCTCCAGTGAAGCGCCTCCGTCTAAGAGGTGACTGGTCTGACACAGGACCCCGAGCTCGCcctgagagtgagagagagagagacg GAGAGCAGAGTCCAAATGTGTCTCTGATGCAGAGGATGTCAGACATGCTGTCACGCTGGTTTGAGGAGGCAAGTGaggctcagagcagcagaggaactcGACCTCAAACACGACCCAGAG GAACGGCTGTCCACCCAGAGGGAACACCACATCCTTCATCTGCTCAAGCCGGCGGCTCCAGCCAGGACTCCAGCCAGCCTCCGGCGGCCTCAGGAGTGAATGCTCCAGAGCCCCCCCCTGATCCACTAACTGCCACAATGCCTAagtccacctcctcttcctccctgggGTCATTCTCTACAGTCACAGCAACTCCACCTCCCAGCTCAGCCTCAGTGGAGGCTACAGCACCTTCCTCCACATCTGTCCCCTCTGCACCCGACTCAGATCAGAGAAGCCAGCTTGAAGGTAGTGGGAGCTCcacatccacccccccatcctcctcaGAACGTGCTCTCTCAG ATTCCCCCTCGTCTGTGGTAAACAAGCAGCTAGGATCCATGACTCTTGATGAACAGCAGG AAGCTGCCAATTCATCTCCTGCTAAGCCTGCTTCTGTACCAGACAGCAgcatcccctcctcctcctccaccaccagtcGCACCAGTACAGCCGAGCCAGTCCTCAGCCTACACTATAGCTCAGAGggaaccaccaccagcaccatcaagTTGGACTTCACTGACGAGTG GAGCAGTAACCCGTCCGGTTCTCTGAGTGGTGGACTACCCAAAGCAAGCCCGGCAGTGGCTGCGCAGAGCCGGGAGAGTTCGGCGTCAGAGCAAG GGTTCCCCTCAGCGCCCTGCGAGTCCTCAGGGCAGCGGCGTGAGACGGCCTCCGTGACAGAGCCGCAGTGTGACGCCTCCTGCTCCAGTGACGTTGGCAGCCCGTCTGTTTCGAGCTCGGCCGCGAGATCCTTCCAGGGAGGGTCTAGGGCTTCTGCAGCAACGGAGATAACGGAACCAGAAGctgctgaggaaacatcagGAGACTGCAGGAGGTCAGAGCCCACAGAGCAGGCAGCAGGGGGGGACAAGCGCCAGCCTGCTCGAGGCACGCAGGACTCTGACGACAGCGATGATGATCCCATTCTCATTCCCCCCTCCAGGTtcagaggacagggacagag ATTAAATTCCAGAGGATCTGCAGTAGGCGATAGGATGATCAG GCGCTCGGCAGCTGCTCGCATTCAGGAGCTCTTTcgcaggaggaaagagagacgagagatggaggagagcgaGACCCAGAACATCAGGAGGCCCTCGGTCAAAAtggtctacaaaggccaccggAATTCCAGGACTATG ATTAAGGAGTCGTGTTTTTGGGGCAACAACTTCGTAATGAGTGGTTCTGACTGTGGCCACATCTTCATCTGGGACAGACACACTGCAGAGCACCTCATGCTCCTGGAGGCAGACAACCATGTGGTCAACTGTCTGCAGCCACACCCCTACGACCCCA TTCTTGCTTCTTCAGGGATAGACTATGATATCAAGATTTGGTCGCCACTGGAAGCGTCTCCATCTTTCAACCGAGCACTTGCCCACGAG GTTATAACCCGGAACGAGCTGATGTTAGAAGAAACCAGAAACACAATCACAGTCCCAGCCTCCTTCATGCTCCGAATGCTGGCCTCCCTCAATCACATCAGATCAG ATCGATTGGAAGGCGATCGATCCGAAGGTTCAGGCCAGGAAAACGATGATGAGCAGTAG